Sequence from the Rutidosis leptorrhynchoides isolate AG116_Rl617_1_P2 chromosome 3, CSIRO_AGI_Rlap_v1, whole genome shotgun sequence genome:
tatatatatatatatatatatatatatatatatatatatatatatatatatatatatatatatatatatatatatatatatatatatatatatatatatatatatatatatatattacaaatagttgttcgtgaatcgtcgaaaatagtcaaaggtttactgaaacagttcaaaaattttgagactcgacattacagactttgcttatcgtgtcgaaatcagatagagattaagtttaaatttgatcaaaaattttcaggtcgtcacatTAAACTAAGGCTATGTTGGTTTTACTTGCAAAGTagtatttgcaagattaatgtatgagaatacattaatgtccaacacatataCAAGGAAGTAGCAACTCTTGGTTgagacttgatgaccatcctaagtatgtctaaatatatttagatgtacatgttttcctataacacttatgtgttattctTAATCAAGttttaatcgtcattaaggtgtcattaggtgtgattaactaagattagtgttctagtgaccaaaactcctttgggtatgaaggaggcaactattctaagcatgtttaaacaagtttcataaattatagatgccctgaAGTGGTCGAACTAAAATCGGTGGAAATTAGGACATAACCTTTTACGGTCGACCCACGATTAACCATGAGGTTGACCGTGCACACCTGATTTCGCAAATCAGGGTGCAAGGTTCCACGGTCTGACATGTGGTCAACCGTGGACCTAACCGTGTAGCTTGCGTTTTCTTTTTAAGCTTtgtttggttttggtcttttgctagagtaagtgcggattagtgaacttgtatatttatgtcaagatgtctaccatcacctctagttatgtgcatatgtcatcatcaaaacacttattcttATGGgctaagattagtatagtcattaagcataatctcacattaacccacattctcccccaacagaaacattgtcctcaatgttcttcTTTCTCCACAGAATGTATGGGAATATTAGTCCCACACTATAgtttaaaagaaaaaagaaaagtcTTTTCATTCCATTATTTCCACACATATACACTTTATTGAAAAAACAGTAAACTTTATACTaaaaaatattaaactcatttagccAAGTACTACTTAAGTAAGCCTAAGTAACATCTTGTTCTTAATGACGGAATTGTTGGTATGGTGCTCTATTGTGGTCATCTGAGAATGAAGGTTGTCTATGGTCACTTTGATTAAGTTCAAATTGAGGTCTGACCCTATAGTCTGGATTGTTAAACAGAGTACTTATTGAGCATGAATTTTGATGTCAAAGGTTTGAAGGGAAAGTCAACTGTTATGAGATTAATCAAATTCGAATGAATTTGTGTGTTTCAGGATCAAATGATGAATGTCGAGTGTTATATGAAGGATTTCATCTTCCAAAACGTCCTAGATCTCAGCTTTGATTTTTGGTGTTCATCCTTAAAACCATTAATATTCACCGTTGCTTCTGGATTTTGAAGCTGTTATGGATCAGATGTTTTCACAAGTTAATTGAATTCATGATCAAATCACGATGTTAATCGAATCTGGACGTTCACGAAGCTTAGGTTTTTGTTTGGATTCATGATTCTGAACTCAGGTTATATTGAGAAACACGAGGGCTTTATTCTTAGATTGAGAAATCATCTGCAATTGATTCAAGGACTGAGATTTATCCCTTAAATTTCAACATAAATTAAGGATTCAAATAAATATTCCTTCATTTGTCTCTTTTAATTTCATGGTCCTCCCTGAcaatataattttaaaaattacgtgattttattatttttcttaaggtaaatattaattaatttatatatcaaCTAGAAAAACCATATTACTTTCGAGATGTTCTAAAATAATATTTTtgcatattttattttttataagtAGCGCTTTTtaatagattatataaaaaaagTATTCTaagtaaataaaataaagaaataatTATGCCGTTGGTACCTGTAGTTTGTATACATTATCATGACAACACCTAAACTTTTTTGTTTGCGTAGTTGATACCTAGATTTTGTTTAACTTGCGTGATTAGTACCCTGACTAACTGTAGTCAATTTTAATGGTTAACCCAGAAggatgtgccatgcatgtgagggtaatatTGTCCATTTAATAATTTAACTCTATATAAATTTATCTCAGATTATCCATTAGAGTTGACCCATTTTTTAACACAAAGAGTAacaattgttgttgttgtaaattCACTCCCCCTACATTTTTAAATTTGATTTTGTTGTAAATTGTCATTACTTGGTGACCGTACAACCAATGAACCGAAACTACCAACTGTAGAAACTAAATCTAATATGCAAGAATTAGTCTTGCACTTCCACTTAATAATCACATAATATTTGATACCCTTTGAATGGCGATATCAGTTTTTTTAATTCTTGGACAACATACACGTTAAGAACACAGGGAATATTCAAAACACCTTTTTCTattaatatacatacatatcaaccaTTGTGAATTTTGCCACTTTTACCAATAACTGTCAGCATATAGGAAATAACTACCCATTTACACAACTGTCTTTCTGTACAACATCTTATAAAACTTATAATCTGAGATCAATTTCAACACCTACAATGACGATGATTGTGCATCCACTGAAGACCCATTTTTCATTTTCCCTCAATTTCAATTTTTGTCTCCAAGATttgtattattaatcataaaaaTTGAAACTTGATCGGGTTGCTTTTTTCATGTGGGTATACGTAATTTCATGTTATTTGTTGAAATCTAAAATGGTTTTCATTTTATTGTTATGGAGAAATGAAGATGATAGATACATGGAAGAACGCAATGAGAACAAAATTATTCAGTCTTTTATTTTTttggttttatttttttatttttctttttctttctttcctttccttTGAATAAAGTTAAAAAAAGTCTGACAAAATTATTGCAACAACTTAGTTCGATATGATCTCTGAATTTATATAGAGTTAAAATATTAAATTGACGATATTACCCTCACATGTGTGGCACATGTGAGGGATTAACCATTAAAATTTTACTAGAGTTAGCAAGGGGTACCAACCAcgcaagtcaaacaaaacttaggTACCAACTATACAAAAAAAGTTTAGGTGTTATAGTGATAATCTAAACAAACCACAGGTactaacggcgtaattttttctaaaATAAACTCAATGCTAGCCAGAGATAAAAGTGTGTAGTTGCTGTTCCTCAAAGTGTAAACCCGGATAGGAAacaaatattttttaaatatttttcagcTATTTACCATATTAAACATATATTTAAACCCAATTATAAGTGGGCTTTGTCGCTCACTTAGCCAGAATGCTTTTAGTCCAACAAGGTGGAGATACAGCAAAACCTTTTAAAATATTCTACCAGATACAGCAAAACCTTAATTTTGATTACTTTAAACAATTCTAGAATCTAGAAAAGTTATGATACAAACGTGGTAAAAACATAGGTCAATTAACAAATTAATATTAGGAttcttaatacattaatattattaataggggATGCAAACAACTCATTAGGAATAAAAAAGAaatttattcataataataattcaaattcaAATCATCATCCTCAAACATCAACTATCATAACCTAATTCCATAATTGCTCAATCATTAAGACTAAAATCACAAGAATCCGATTGAACAGACGAAGATGATAAATTCGATCTAGGTGATCGTGGTGAATCTAAGCTTCTGATCATAAGTTGTTTAACAGCACCAATCAAATCTTCAGTTGAATTTTTCGGAGGCGAATTCATCTTAAAATTCTTACAAAATCTCATATGTCGTTCCAATGCTTCTTCCACAGATTCCGTACAATATTTCTCCATTTCATCCTTCACAGCCACCGTACAAAGTCCACAAATCCAACGGCCATGATTACTCGATTTCACCTCTGCAATATACGTCACCGTACACTCTTCTGTTAAACCGCAACATTCGCATTTCACAAACATGACGTCACCACCTTCAATCGTAACTAATTTCGATTTAGGTTCGATACTAGTCATCATCCTTCACCATAGTAATTAACAAATTAAAATTGAAATGTTCAGTAATATATAAGAGTagaaatcattaatcattaattaataattttaataatcaatAGTAAATACACAATTTAATGTATTGTTGAAAATGTAAAAATTCAACTTACCGGTTTTCGTGATTGACTTGATAGAAAACGTTCAAAATGACAAAATGCTAAAAATATTATGAAATTAATTATtcgtaataattaatttatttatcctTCTTCTTCAACGACTTCTCCACCAATTAATAACAACTTGAAAGTTGATGATAATTTCATGTACATTTCAGGGATTACTTTCAGCTGGAAATTGTGAAAGTTTAGTTCAGGGTGTTTATGTGATAAGAGGGTCGATATATTTATATCTACCAGTATTATATACATGTATAAGTGAGGTGAGGAAAACGACAAAAGAATGCCAGCTCTAATCATTTGGCGATTTCAGTACACGTCAGCATGAAAGAAACAAAATCACATGGGTTACGTTACACTGCTCTAATCGTTGAATCCAGACCATTGGTTTGGACATCCCCAAAATAAAGATAAAACTAAGTGTTGTACATTTTGTTTTGTGTTCATCTCCTTTTTGTTACTTGACGTAAATTAAATCAtgtttatttaaaaataatatatatatatacacactccgTCCCATAATAAGCATGCTGTTTGATTTTTCAAAGTCTTACGTTTATAAATTTGACTTCAAATATTCTTTGTTGTGTTATACtacatataatatttgatgaaacttatatcaatgaaaacacattttaaaatcgaatctatttatataaatttcatcaaatactatataatgtaaataaaaatatttaagatcagaattTTAGAAATAAACCTTAGAAAGTCAAAAGGAACACTTATTATGAGATGTAAAGAGTTTTATACATAGAAAAAATCACGGGACGTTGATTTTTGAGAGAATAGAGATATAAAACATTCttaataaataatgttattattttcatattcatttacatatttaattgtatttatatacaatttcataatatacaTAAATAAAAAATTTACGAATAAAATCAtattgtttagggtttaggttactcCATACTCATACATTTTATCATTAGTTcaaatgtaggctatataccccaaTAAATACCAATGTAGGTCATATAcattcaaaaagtgtatcgatacATACAAAAGATAACCTGCTACCTACTAAACCGGTCATCTTCATCTTCTAAAGAAAAATCTGGTCATCTTCATCTCCATCCATGACGATTTATGGTGGTGCAAATCGAAAACACCTCAAAACTTGACCAAAACTCATCAAAATTTGTAGTTAGTTGTAGTAGATCATTTTAAACATAAACTAATTGATAGATTTCACAAACACATAACCAAACTGATTTCAGTAACAATTTTTCAAAACAAAAAATGCTCATAACTTATGAAAACTTTGAGTTGGCCTCTAAATTTTGAGAAAACATTCACTCAATGATTATCAAGCTTTCCTCATTTTTACTTTTCTCATATTCGTGATAAActggaaaaaaataaaaattgacaGAGTAAGAATCAAATACATAGTAAGAAAACAAAAATCAAATACGGCGTAAGAATTACTTTGGATCTGAAACAAATGGGTTGATCTTTTTAATAACTGTAAATTTTTCTTTTTTTCCAGAATTTGATCGGAGAAGATGACCGAAAAACTAACGTGGCAATGAAGATTTTTCAAAACAAGTTATGTTGGTTTATATTAACACGCTCTTTTAAAATATATAgcctaattttttttaattttttttttttgagtataTATGGCCTACATTGGACTAAAATAGAAAGTATATAACCACTCAGTAACTTAAACCTATTTTTTATTAAATTCTATAATAAGAATAGCATTACTCATGATAAATGTTTACAAACAATAAATTCTAACCggtaaaatgatatatatatatatatatatatatatatatatatatatatatatatatatatatatatatatatatatatatatatatatatatataaaatacattccCAGAAAACATTATATGTAACGAATGATATTGATTTTGTTGAGAACCTTAACATTTGTAAtgtaaaatgatatttattatcaatgttgatattttataatagaaatattatatttttgatGTTTTTGACAAATGTTAAATTAaaaaataattatacatgtataatCTTTTACTTTTTCCTTCCCTTAAAAATTCATTTCCCtcttgattaatatatatatatatatatatatatatatatatatatatatatatatatatatatatatatatcgagaagaTTAATCGCTAAGCACCTTTTTGGAGGATAAGGGAATAAGTAAATCTGACTTTTTTATATCTTTAAAATTAGAGATCGGAAATTTTTTAAAAAACAATCTGGGATTAGCATGTATTGTGTAGattcagaaaaataaataaataacagctTGTTAACATACATATGATGTATGATGGCCTCCTGTTATTCATCAGATGTATAATAACCGAAACTAATGAAAATATGAATAATGACTGATGAAATTAATGTTTAGAGTTTGGTAATTAGGtttaaaatttagggtttagagtttaaatTAGTTTAGAGTGAATTTTTTTACGCAAACTGTTTAGAAGTTGAGGGTTGAGCTGTAGAGAGCTAGAGGGACCAACTCTCAGTTTGGTTCTgtaagattgattaagccactCCACGGTTTCAGATCGTGATCCGAGTCCGCAGGGATTCGTCCTGAGGGTAAACATCAATTGGAAATTTACCTCATCGCGTTAAAGAATTCTAGTCATGTACGGATACTTATAAGCCGTTGACCGGGTATTAGTATCAAGTTATCAACAACTGACACTCCTTCAGCATCACGGGTAGGGAGAGCAATGGCCACctccgcttcgtgatggatatggatgaacctaaatggatatatatacggatatggatgaacctaaatggatatggatatgaacatggatgaaaagtttcatccatggatatatccattaccacctgaaatacgtatacaaatacataaatatagatatatgcttatatatttactattacaagctcatttaccgttagatttacattttgatttcaatcctataatataaagaaataataactataatatattacaataaaacatgtatatttagcaaaataaacttacaaatttcatatttaatttttataatctaTGTCTTATAAataaatttaacaaattttgttatatcttaGACAAACATTACACATTTTTATGGATATAATTTAAtaatgtcatgttatatttatttttgttattcTACGTTTTCAGTTTAATCGGATATTagataatattataatattttaatatccattggatatttattaacccgcttaatccactggatatggatatggacggatgacctgatactaaatggatatggatgaataaaaagtaaatagatatggatatggatatggatacggcgtcacccgatccatatctgatCCATTGACATCCCTAATCACGGGTGATGCTCCGTTACAGGCTTCAGGAATGTCGATAGCTGCCACCAATATTACTTTTTTGTTTGAGTTAGTGAGGTTATTCTTATCTTCATTACTCTTTATTATTACATTCAAATATTGTATACCCTATAATATATCTATAGTATCATATAAATTTCTAAAATGATGATAtcataaataaggattattcaagcttaaaaattaaaaataaaaaataaaaatttaaccccccatgatgatgtcattaaaataattaattatttttaataaaaatattaacatgttaattgtataatatatgaagcattatgtacaaccttataataaaacacttaatgaccatatgtacaatatttaaagcattatgtacaatcttatggtaaaacactcacataatcatatgtacaatatttgaagcattatgtacaaccttataataaacaTTTCCATGActttatgtacaaactttaaaacaaattatacaatattttacaaaacacCCCATAAATACATGTACTAATTTTGAAGCATATTATACAACCTtcataaaataattatattttagtttttaaaaaatttcaagagacatatgttattaataataattattattaaacatataaatactaatttttaaagcaaactttataattataattataattataattataattatatattattgttatttaaaCATGAGTTCTCTTTttgagattaattacgttacatatgtatgcgaaatacatgtctctataaaaggttgtaatgtaagCTTTTATAACAATGAAactagtaattgtgatgaaaattgaaagagggtggtgggagaataaatgtagttcatttattctgatcaaattaaatatatcaatatgtttgttaaAAAACGAAAAGTTTTTAGTCAGAATTCTTGTTCTATGGTTCATTAAACCAAATGACTTCAGtatttaaattcacttaatacctaaaatctATCATTAAACTGTTTTATTTAAACAAATTTGTGATTTCACTGATTATTTTAATAGTAGTATAGTATATCACTATAGTACGGAGTACTAAAAGTTGGAAGTAAAAGGTCCAATGAAACAAATTGAGAAATAAGTATAACACCGTCAAACAAAAGATAATGCTCCTTCTAGTTTTGTCTAACATAACGCTCCTCATGGATGCCGCTTATTACTATATTTGCGCAATCCTCGAGTTTTATAAGTGATTTTGTCCCTACTCACTGTTTTATAGTACGATTATTTTTAggcaatttatattaaaattcacaaTTTGTCTATTTTCTTATATCTAGATCTATCATGTATTCCATATGAATTAATATATTTGAAAAAACTAGCCGATAATTTGTAGTTTGTAATTAGTAGCTTGTAGCTGTTagttattgatgttatgcgaggtgtatataaaatagctttatttttataactaaatactattaaatacgatacaattttacacaagatatttatttatttatagaatggatatacttaaaccttgctacaacacttataggcagtgtacctaatcgtacagtagtgtagtttttagtaagtccgattcgttccacatggaatcttttaaacaaagcttaacgctatattagttttaatttataaaaaaatacaaatatatataagtaatattattattaaaaatggggg
This genomic interval carries:
- the LOC139901809 gene encoding uncharacterized protein produces the protein MTSIEPKSKLVTIEGGDVMFVKCECCGLTEECTVTYIAEVKSSNHGRWICGLCTVAVKDEMEKYCTESVEEALERHMRFCKNFKMNSPPKNSTEDLIGAVKQLMIRSLDSPRSPRSNLSSSSVQSDSCDFSLND